A single window of Pungitius pungitius chromosome 20, fPunPun2.1, whole genome shotgun sequence DNA harbors:
- the LOC119195001 gene encoding protein c-Fos-like isoform X1 encodes MHPDSSTEFDSSSSCSTASPGGDTPGCSQPPSDSLSSSVDSTKDAETCAADSFVPTVTAISTSPDLRWMVQPTVITSVSPSSGRAKPKTRSSTQQVQTGANKAKPSSRKGLKEKPSKEEEERRRIRRERNKIAAAKCRNRRRELIDTLQAETDKLEDEKSALQGEIADLLKEKERLEEVLVSHKPSCQLPTDDGDEKREEEEEDDKEDDVNTMLQDPPASPQLLSILDGKPTESNVGEASIGQDMDSVPCIPAAAILGNSDILLCSSAEEEDLEDLKGDDLDDLVPSLEMAVTPEMAASVPDIDLSGPFCLSDWETLYKSVANDLESLSTPVMSSSPNCSNYRTAFSFNYSEIDSLAEGLESLKGSLGASELMKDNLNSPTLLAL; translated from the exons ATGCATCCAGACTCCAGCACTGAGTTCGACTCATCGTCCAGCTGTAGCACAGCATCGCCTGGCGGGGACACCCCTGGGTGCAGCCAGCCTCCTTCTGACTCGCTTTCATCCTCAGTGGACAGCACCAAG GATGCTGAGACTTGTGCAGCAGACTCCTTTGTTCCGACGGTGACTGCCATCTCAACCTCGCCGGATCTCAGGTGGATGGTGCAGCCGACAGTCATCACATCTGTCTCTCCGTCATCTGGACGCGCAAAGCCCAAAACGCGCAGCTCGACCCAGCAGGTGCAGACAGGTGCAAACAAGGCAAAGCCCTCCAGCCGGAAAGGGCTGAAAGAGAAG CCttccaaagaggaggaggaaaggaggcggatcaggagggagaggaacaaAATTGCTGCAGCAAAGTGTCGCAACAGACGGAGGGAGCTGATAGACACTCTGCAAGCT GAAACGGACAAGCTGGAAGACGAGAAGTCTGCCCTCCAGGGTGAGATAGCTGAcctgctgaaggagaaggagagactgGAGGAAGTCTTAGTCTCCCACAAACCATCCTGCCAACTCCCCACAGATGACGGTGAtgagaaaagggaggaggaggaggaggatgataaAGAAGATGATGTTAACACCATGCTGCAGGATCCTCCGGCCTCCCCGCAGCTGCTGTCCATCTTAGATGGAAAACCCACGGAGAGCAACGTCGGAGAAGCCTCCATTGGCCAAGACATGGACAGTGTCCCTTGtatccctgctgccgccattttGGGGAACTCCGACATCCTCCTGTGTTCgagtgcagaggaggaggatctGGAGGACCTAAAAGGAGATGACCTGGATGACTTGGTGCCCAGCCTAGAGATGGCGGTGACCCCAGAGATGGCTGCCTCTGTCCCCGACATAGACCTGAGTGGCCCCTTCTGCCTCTCGGACTGGGAAACCCTTTACAAGTCCGTGGCAAACGACCTGGAGTCTTTGAGCACACCGGTCATGTCTTCCAGTCCCAATTGTAGCAATTACCGCACAGCGTTTTCCTTTAATTACTCTGAGATTGATTCCTTGGCCGAGGGCCTTGAGAGCCTGAAAGGCAGCCTGGGTGCGTCAGAGTTAATGAAAGATAATCTTAACTCTCCAACACTCCTGGCCTTGTGA
- the fosab gene encoding v-fos FBJ murine osteosarcoma viral oncogene homolog Ab, producing MMFTSFNTECGDSSRCSTASPSGDNLGYYPSPAGSYSSMESPQSQDFTDLTASSASFIPTVTAISTIPDLQWMVNPLISSVAPSHRAPPYSSKPSPAYSAPGMRSASRGHNSTKRSRMEQVTSEEEEKKKIRRERNKQAAAKCRNRRRELTDTLQAETDELEDEKSLLQNDIANLLKEKERLEFILAAHQPICKIPSEMETDFSVVSISASHPFLSTTVSSRPQNTIPKATTFTSTSNSIFSGSSSSSSSVLSTAAVSSSSVKMMDLDSSVLEESLDLLAKTEMETARSVPEVDLSNSIYTTPDWEPLHATANSSDFDSLCTPVVTCTPAGTTYTSSLVFTFPEAETFPTCGIHYKTGSSGNDLSSDSLSSPTLLAL from the exons ATGATGTTTACCAGTTTCAACACGGAGTGCGGCGACTCCTCTCGCTGCAGCACCGCTTCTCCGTCCGGGGACAACCTGGGATACTACCCGTCCCCAGCGGGATCATACTCCAGCATGGAATCTCCCCAGTCTCAG GATTTCACCGACCTGACAGCATCAAGTGCCTCCTTCATCCCAACCGTCACAGCTATTTCGACCATCCCGGATCTGCAGTGGATGGTCAATCCTTTGATTTCCTCAGTGGCCCCCTCTCACAGAGCTCCCCCCTATAGCTCCAAACCCAGCCCTGCGTATTCGGCACCAGGCATGAGGTCTGCTTCCAGGGGGCATAACTCCACCAAGAGGTCCAGAATGGAACAG GTGAcatctgaggaggaagagaagaaaaaaattcgCAGGGAGAGAAACAAGCAGGCAGCAGCAAAATGCCgcaacaggaggagagagctCACAGACACTCTGCAAGCT GAAACCGACGAGCTAGAGGATGAGAAGTCCCTCCTCCAGAACGACATTGCTAATCtcctgaaggagaaggaaaggCTCGAGTTCATTCTTGCTGCCCACCAACCCATCTGCAAAATCCCCTCAGAGATGGAGACCGACTTCTCCGTGGTGTCCATTTCTGCGTCCCACCCCTTCCTCTCCACCACTGTGTCCTCCAGGCCACAGAACACCATCCCCAAGGCAACAACCTTCACCTCAACCTCCAACTCAATCTTttccggcagcagcagcagcagcagctccgtcCTCTCCACTGCCGCCGTCTCCAGCAGCTCGGTCAAGATGATGGACCTGGACTCCTCCGTCCTGGAGGAGTCTCTGGATCTGCTGGCCAAGACGGAGATGGAGACCGCGCGGTCAGTGCCAGAGGTGGACCTGTCCAACTCCATCTACACAACTCCAGACTGGGAGCCCCTTCACGCCACAGCCAATAGCAGTGACTTTGACTCCCTGTGCACCCCCGTGGTTACCTGCACACCAGCCGGCACCACCTACACATCTTCCCTTGTGTTTACCTTCCCGGAGGCAGAGACCTTCCCTACGTGTGGCATCCACTACAAGACAGGAAGCAGCGGCAACGACCTGTCCTCTGACTCCCTCAGCTCCCCAACCCTGCTGGCCCTATAA
- the LOC119195001 gene encoding protein c-Fos-like isoform X2 has product MVQPTVITSVSPSSGRAKPKTRSSTQQVQTGANKAKPSSRKGLKEKPSKEEEERRRIRRERNKIAAAKCRNRRRELIDTLQAETDKLEDEKSALQGEIADLLKEKERLEEVLVSHKPSCQLPTDDGDEKREEEEEDDKEDDVNTMLQDPPASPQLLSILDGKPTESNVGEASIGQDMDSVPCIPAAAILGNSDILLCSSAEEEDLEDLKGDDLDDLVPSLEMAVTPEMAASVPDIDLSGPFCLSDWETLYKSVANDLESLSTPVMSSSPNCSNYRTAFSFNYSEIDSLAEGLESLKGSLGASELMKDNLNSPTLLAL; this is encoded by the exons ATGGTGCAGCCGACAGTCATCACATCTGTCTCTCCGTCATCTGGACGCGCAAAGCCCAAAACGCGCAGCTCGACCCAGCAGGTGCAGACAGGTGCAAACAAGGCAAAGCCCTCCAGCCGGAAAGGGCTGAAAGAGAAG CCttccaaagaggaggaggaaaggaggcggatcaggagggagaggaacaaAATTGCTGCAGCAAAGTGTCGCAACAGACGGAGGGAGCTGATAGACACTCTGCAAGCT GAAACGGACAAGCTGGAAGACGAGAAGTCTGCCCTCCAGGGTGAGATAGCTGAcctgctgaaggagaaggagagactgGAGGAAGTCTTAGTCTCCCACAAACCATCCTGCCAACTCCCCACAGATGACGGTGAtgagaaaagggaggaggaggaggaggatgataaAGAAGATGATGTTAACACCATGCTGCAGGATCCTCCGGCCTCCCCGCAGCTGCTGTCCATCTTAGATGGAAAACCCACGGAGAGCAACGTCGGAGAAGCCTCCATTGGCCAAGACATGGACAGTGTCCCTTGtatccctgctgccgccattttGGGGAACTCCGACATCCTCCTGTGTTCgagtgcagaggaggaggatctGGAGGACCTAAAAGGAGATGACCTGGATGACTTGGTGCCCAGCCTAGAGATGGCGGTGACCCCAGAGATGGCTGCCTCTGTCCCCGACATAGACCTGAGTGGCCCCTTCTGCCTCTCGGACTGGGAAACCCTTTACAAGTCCGTGGCAAACGACCTGGAGTCTTTGAGCACACCGGTCATGTCTTCCAGTCCCAATTGTAGCAATTACCGCACAGCGTTTTCCTTTAATTACTCTGAGATTGATTCCTTGGCCGAGGGCCTTGAGAGCCTGAAAGGCAGCCTGGGTGCGTCAGAGTTAATGAAAGATAATCTTAACTCTCCAACACTCCTGGCCTTGTGA